One window of Electrophorus electricus isolate fEleEle1 chromosome 24, fEleEle1.pri, whole genome shotgun sequence genomic DNA carries:
- the arhgef19 gene encoding rho guanine nucleotide exchange factor 19, which produces MLPGYGLYPLPDFQPHLHTFYCRGESPVMWIPGSPEAQALSDSPENRPLLRQHIAVCQQETLAFIDLQQPSTNSFCSSTSLGRCGSLPRSSGPAHNGPCSNFYQKGDMGADAPLGADPDQDGHDVGGAQDTIGAPSMDSLKTDTDKLLSQPLGLGPKGLFLPLSPAFVAEERDSEDAQPTSPCSPLGSELQGPDLFRLQRRTSQVSSKEKSIRRKMRVYSPDSPSEESLSSAGLDCDSLFPGSFESFIEGELGLVGTTVPMSQSSSPLMDLDEELVLTSAPAPRPRSSDPPPEDLGLGDSPGERETEEVELEDCGPLDGLAFVSGSSLPLAHPLPAPRAHSADHERRRFSASELISRLQLSQRKNSFTLRLGKSLSARVSSRDRQPSGNPSDYKPSTRQRLSGGSSDSTPHSPAGFAPPLPSADSALPLYRKSSKLSMRKDPIDEDGDSPPRSSKRLSRFLPSLVLYQEYSDVAINREIQRQQGAEPGTDEDRGGDSASPSNLSPSGSFRSSRGSAFSLWQDIPDVRSSGQLDSFSNEERKLQEAKFELVTSEASYIRSLTIVVEHFMQSLELTECLGAQDRQWLFSKLPDVKDVSEKFLQDLEHRLEGDILRFDVCDIVLDHCPALRKVYLPYVTNQAYQEQTYQRLLQENARFPGILARLEEDPVCQRLPLASFLILPFQRITRLKMLVENILKRTSPGSRDEDTATKAFNELKKIIKECNSSVQSMKRMEELIHLSKRIHFEGKIFPLISQSRWLVKHGELLEVDTQTMSISGSKFKLPTRPVYLHLFNDCLLLSRRKDTWRFMVFVHAKIGDLKVKDLSQKLQGISGFIFHLQLCEGQQLKHQILLKSLTESSKQRWITAMFPPEPKTATEQTNENEDLSQVQCIKSYQAQEHDELTLEKADILQAKTITSDGWVEGIRLSDGERGWFPKSNVEEITSRRARLRNLRENIRIKCVTQKLEGEAQ; this is translated from the exons ATGCTCCCTGGCTATGGATTGTACCCTCTCCCTGATTTCCAGCCTCACCTCCACACGTTCTACTGCCGAGGGGAGAGCCCTGTCATGTGGATCCCTGGCTCGCCCGAGGCCCAGGCTCTGAGTGACTCCCCAGAGAACAGGCCTCTTCTGCGCCAACACATCGCCGTGTGCCAGCAGGAGACCCTAGCCTTTATCGACCTTCAGCAACCCAGCACCAACAGCTTTTGCTCCTCGACCTCTCTGGGGAGATGCGGCTCCTTGCCGCGTTCCTCGGGCCCTGCTCATAACGGGCCCTGCTCGAACTTCTACCAGAAAGGAGACATGGGGGCAGATGCACCCCTGGGCGCCGATCCGGACCAGGACGGCCACGATGTTGGGGGAGCTCAGGATACCATCGGAGCACCCAGCATGGACTCACTTAAGACGGACACGGATAAGCTCTTGTCGCAACCCCTGGGTCTCGGTCCCAAAGGCCTGTTCCTCCCCCTGTCCCCTGCTTTTGTGGCCGAGGAAAGGGACTCTGAGGATGCTCAGCCCACTTCTCCGTGCTCCCCTCTGGGCTCGGAGCTCCAGGGCCCTGATCTGTTTCGTTTGCAGAGACGAACATCACAGGTGTCCTCGAAGGAGAAATCCATAC GGCGCAAGATGAGGGTGTACTCACCTGACAGTCCGAGCGAAGAGTCTCTAAGCAGCGCGGGACTAGACTGTGACTCCCTCTTCCCTGGATCTTTTGAGTCGTTCATAGAGGGTGAACTGGGGCTTGTGGGCACCACTGTCCCCATGTCCCAGAGCTCCAGCCCCCTGATGGATTTAGATGAGGAGCTGGTCCTCACCTCTGCTCCTGCCCCTCGGCCGAGGTCCTCGGATCCCCCTCCAGAGGATCTGGGGCTGGGGGACAGTCCaggcgagagagagaccgaggaggtggagctggaggattGCGGGCCTCTAGACGGCTTGGCCTTCGTGAGCGGCAGCTCACTGCCACTGGCCCACCCGCTGCCTGCGCCGCGCGCCCATTCGGCGGACCACGAGCGACGGCGCTTCTCGGCCTCCGAGCTCATCTCCCGCTTGCAGCTCTCGCAAAGGAAGAATTCCTTCACCTTACGGCTGGGAAAATCGCTGTCCGCCCGTGTGTCCTCGCGAGACCGGCAGCCGTCGGGAAACCCCTCTGACT ACAAACCCAGCACCAGACAACGCCTTTCAGGGGGGTCAAGTGACAGTACACCACACAGCCCAGCGGGATTTGCACcaccactgccctctgctgaCAGCGCCCTGCCACTGTACAGGAAGAGCTCCAAGCTCAG CATGAGAAAAGATCCCATTGATGAAGACGGAGACAGTCCTCCAAGAAGTTCCAAACGTTTATCACGCTTTCTACCTAGTT TGGTCCTGTATCAGGAATACAGTGATGTGGCCATTAACAGAGAGATTCAGAGGCAacagggggcggagcctggaACCGATGAAGACAGAGGCGGGGACAGTGCTTCTCCCAGCAACCTCTCGCCCTCCGGCTCCTTCCGCTCGTCGCGAGGCTCTGCCTTTTCCCTCTGGCAGGATATTCCTGATGTGCGGAGCAGTGGGCAGCTCGACAGTTTTAGCAACGAGGAGCGCAAATTGCAAGAG GCTAAGTTTGAGTTGGTGACATCTGAGGCCTCATACATACGCAGCCTGACCATCGTGGTTGAACATTTCATGCAGTCTCTAGAGTTGACCGAATGCCTGGGAGCTCAGGACAGACAGTGGCTTTTCTCCAAGCTGCCCGACGTCAAGGACGTCAGTGAAAA GTTTCTACAAGATCTTGAGCACCGATTGGAAGGGGACATTTTACGTTTTGACGTGTGTGACATCGTCCTAGACCACTGTCCCGCACTTCGGAAGGTCTACCTCCCCTATGTCACCAACCAGGCTTATCAGGAGCAGACCTACCAAAGGCTCCT ACAGGAGAATGCCCGCTTCCCTGGCATCCTGGCTCGTCTGGAGGAGGACCCTGTATGCCAGCGCCTCCCTCTCGCATCATTCCTCATCCTGCCCTTTCAAAGGATTACGCGTCTTAAAATGCTGGTGGAG AACATCCTAAAGAGAACATCACCTGGTTCACGGGACGAGGACACAGCCACCAAGGCTTTTAATGAACtgaaaaag ATTATAAAGGAATGTAACTCCAGTGTACAATCCATGAAGAGGATGGAGGAGCTAATTCATCTCAGCAAGAGAATACACTTTGAGGGCAAG ATATTCCCTCTCATCTCCCAGTCTCGCTGGTTAGTGAAACATGGTGAGCTGTTAGAGGTGGACACACAAACCATGAGCATATCCGGGTCAAAGTTCAAGCTGCCTACACGGCCCGTGTATCTGCACCTGTTTAATGACTGCCTCCTACTGTCCCGGAGAAAGGA CACGTGGAGGTTCATGGTGTTTGTACATGCGAAGATCGGTGATCTGAAGGTGAAGGACCTGAGCCAGAAGCTTCAGGGCATCTCGGGCTTCATCTTCCACCTGCAGCTGTGCGAGGGCCAGCAGCTGAAACATCAGATCCTGCTGAAGTCACTAACAGA GAGCAGCAAACAGAGGTGGATCACAGCCATGTTCCCCCCTGAGCCAAAGACAGCCACTGAACAGACCAATGAGAATGAGG ATCTGTCTCAGGTTCAGTGTATTAAGAGCTACCAGGCCCAGGAGCATGACGAACTCACACTGGAGAAGGCAGACATTCTGCAAGCTAAAACCATTACAAGTGATG ggtgggtggaggggatCCGGTTGTCTGATGGAGAGAGGGGCTGGTTCCCCAAATCCAACGTGGAGGAAATCACGAGTCGCCGCGCT